In one Microvirgula aerodenitrificans DSM 15089 genomic region, the following are encoded:
- a CDS encoding Fic family protein, which yields MAKAHLRNTILGLLHQLASAGHPDVTPREIVFQVGASAATVRRYLDRLVDEGLVERHGRTAATRYRLPASPGAHAPVAFQRRFIDDYQPNQTFLLPESLAGTLYDEARLTGRQPAGTYASAVLGPLLTDLSCSSSRLDGGRHTLPATEALFRAVRPDVLDRDTIMLLNHKAAIEFLVDSVPRYGMTTLVVRNLHAVLMQGLLADEDGLGTIREKVICIGDSVYIPSHAPLLLGEMFEQILEKARRTRNPVEAAFFLWVSLAYLLPFEDGNERTSRLAANIPLMLCNCAPQAFLDVAPHDYAQAMVAIREQQDPSAAGELFTRSYRRSIRKYAALMAAIGQPDPFRAGYREQAGEVVRRVVRDRVALSQAVDEVAVPAQDRAAFERMARADLERLGEHNCALYRLTMRQAGGWIEAGRPLYEKG from the coding sequence ATGGCCAAGGCCCATCTCCGTAACACGATCCTCGGTCTGCTGCACCAGTTGGCGTCGGCAGGCCATCCCGATGTCACGCCCCGGGAAATCGTTTTCCAGGTCGGCGCATCCGCCGCGACGGTTCGCCGCTATCTCGACCGCCTGGTCGACGAGGGCCTGGTCGAACGGCACGGGCGGACTGCGGCGACCCGCTACCGCCTGCCGGCATCGCCCGGTGCGCACGCTCCGGTCGCCTTCCAGCGGCGCTTTATCGACGACTACCAGCCTAACCAGACCTTCCTGCTGCCGGAAAGCCTGGCCGGCACCCTGTACGACGAGGCGAGACTGACGGGGCGGCAGCCGGCCGGCACCTATGCCAGCGCCGTGCTCGGTCCGCTGCTGACCGATCTGTCCTGCTCGTCATCCCGGCTCGATGGCGGTCGGCACACGCTGCCGGCCACGGAGGCGCTGTTCCGGGCGGTCCGGCCCGACGTGCTGGATCGCGACACGATCATGCTGCTCAACCACAAGGCGGCCATCGAGTTCCTGGTCGACAGCGTCCCGCGCTACGGCATGACCACGCTGGTGGTGCGCAATCTGCACGCGGTACTGATGCAGGGGCTGCTGGCCGACGAGGACGGGCTCGGCACGATTCGCGAGAAAGTGATCTGCATCGGCGATAGCGTGTACATTCCGTCGCATGCGCCGCTGCTGCTCGGCGAGATGTTCGAGCAGATCCTGGAAAAGGCGCGGCGTACCCGCAACCCGGTGGAAGCCGCCTTTTTCCTCTGGGTGTCGCTGGCCTATCTGCTGCCGTTCGAGGATGGCAACGAGCGTACCAGCCGGCTGGCCGCCAATATCCCGCTGATGCTGTGCAACTGTGCGCCGCAGGCGTTTCTGGACGTGGCCCCGCATGACTACGCGCAGGCGATGGTGGCGATCCGCGAGCAGCAGGACCCGTCCGCCGCTGGCGAGCTGTTCACCCGCAGTTATCGTCGTTCGATTCGCAAGTATGCGGCCCTGATGGCTGCCATCGGCCAGCCGGACCCGTTCCGGGCCGGGTACCGCGAGCAGGCCGGCGAGGTCGTGCGCAGGGTGGTGCGCGACCGCGTTGCGCTGTCGCAGGCGGTGGACGAGGTGGCGGTGCCGGCGCAGGACCGTGCGGCGTTCGAGCGGATGGCGCGCGCGGACCTGGAGCGGCTGGGCGAGCACAACTGTGCACTGTACCGGCTGACCATGCGCCAGGCCGGTGGCTG
- a CDS encoding PLP-dependent cysteine synthase family protein, whose amino-acid sequence MNAWVNAALSKIEADFNRSSDTHLIPLAIPALPGIHLYFKDESTHPTGSLKHRLARSLFLYGLCNGWVREGTTIIEASSGSTAVSEAYFARLLGLPFIAVMPRGTSPEKVRAIEFQGGRCHLVDDPKSIYAVSRQLAQELNGHYMDQFTYAERATDWRGNNNIADTIFHQMALEPHPVPDWIVCGAGTGGTSATFGRYVRYQKCSTQICVVDPENSVFYDSYYTGDDHLTCEGGSGVEGIGRPRVEPSFIPEVVDRVIQVRNAASYGAIHFLESVLGRKCGGSTGTNLFGVCELAAGMHRNGREGAIVTLICDSGERYLDSYFNQDWLAAQGIDIAPWVERYQRFFTTGEWDG is encoded by the coding sequence ATGAACGCCTGGGTCAATGCCGCGCTGTCGAAGATCGAAGCGGATTTCAACCGTTCGTCCGATACGCACCTGATTCCGCTCGCCATTCCGGCGCTGCCGGGCATCCACCTGTATTTCAAGGACGAGTCGACCCACCCGACCGGCAGCCTGAAGCACCGGCTGGCGCGCTCACTGTTCCTGTACGGGCTGTGCAATGGCTGGGTGCGCGAAGGTACGACCATCATCGAGGCGTCGAGCGGTTCGACGGCAGTTTCCGAGGCGTATTTCGCCCGGCTGCTCGGCCTGCCGTTCATTGCCGTGATGCCGCGCGGCACCTCGCCGGAGAAAGTGCGGGCGATCGAGTTTCAGGGGGGGCGCTGCCATCTGGTCGACGATCCGAAGTCGATCTACGCCGTCTCGCGCCAGCTGGCACAGGAACTGAACGGCCACTACATGGACCAGTTCACCTATGCCGAACGCGCTACTGACTGGCGCGGCAACAACAATATCGCCGACACCATCTTCCATCAGATGGCGCTGGAGCCGCACCCGGTGCCGGACTGGATCGTCTGTGGCGCCGGTACCGGTGGCACCTCGGCGACCTTTGGCCGCTATGTGCGCTACCAGAAGTGTTCGACGCAGATCTGTGTGGTCGACCCGGAAAATTCGGTGTTCTACGACAGCTACTACACCGGCGACGACCACCTGACCTGCGAAGGCGGCTCTGGGGTGGAGGGGATTGGCCGGCCGCGCGTCGAGCCATCGTTCATTCCCGAAGTCGTCGACCGGGTGATCCAGGTGCGCAATGCGGCCAGCTACGGTGCCATCCATTTTCTCGAGTCGGTGCTCGGGCGCAAATGCGGCGGGTCGACCGGCACCAACCTGTTCGGCGTCTGCGAACTGGCGGCCGGGATGCACCGCAACGGACGTGAAGGCGCGATCGTGACGCTGATCTGCGACTCCGGCGAACGCTATCTGGACAGCTATTTCAATCAGGACTGGCTGGCCGCGCAGGGGATCGACATTGCGCCGTGGGTCGAGCGCTATCAGCGCTTCTTTACCACCGGCGAGTGGGACGGCTGA
- a CDS encoding OmpW/AlkL family protein, with the protein MKKLAIALLVGAAFAPVVAMADAGDIIARFRAINVNPDVSTSGLLSNPLDADVKDATVPELDFTYMITNNIGAELILGTSRHKVSANRTALGGGSGDIGKVSVLPPTLTLQWHFMPQHDVFRPYVGAGVNYTRFYNVGLNTEVGRVDVDRNSWGGALQVGADFPIAKNVFINVDVKKLWISTDVRGTSGAINGVKLGTLDINPWVFGLGVGMKF; encoded by the coding sequence ATGAAAAAACTGGCGATTGCGCTTTTGGTGGGGGCGGCGTTCGCGCCGGTGGTGGCGATGGCCGATGCGGGCGACATCATTGCCCGTTTCCGTGCGATCAATGTGAACCCGGACGTCAGCACCTCCGGGCTGCTGAGCAACCCGCTTGATGCCGATGTCAAGGACGCAACCGTCCCGGAACTCGACTTCACCTACATGATCACCAACAACATCGGCGCCGAACTGATCCTGGGTACGTCGCGTCACAAGGTTTCGGCCAACCGTACCGCCCTTGGTGGTGGTAGCGGCGATATCGGCAAGGTCAGCGTGCTGCCGCCGACCCTGACCCTGCAATGGCACTTCATGCCGCAACACGATGTGTTCCGTCCGTACGTGGGCGCCGGTGTGAACTACACCCGCTTCTACAATGTCGGCCTGAACACCGAAGTGGGCCGCGTTGACGTGGACCGCAACAGCTGGGGTGGTGCACTGCAAGTTGGTGCCGACTTCCCGATCGCCAAGAATGTGTTCATCAACGTCGACGTGAAGAAGCTGTGGATCAGCACCGACGTGCGTGGCACCAGCGGCGCGATCAATGGCGTCAAGCTCGGCACCCTGGACATCAACCCGTGGGTGTTCGGCCTCGGCGTTGGCATGAAGTTCTGA